The following proteins come from a genomic window of Paenibacillus spongiae:
- the rpsJ gene encoding 30S ribosomal protein S10, with translation MAKQKIRIRLKAYDHRILDQSAEKIVETAKRSGAGVSGPIPLPTEKQIITILRAVHKYKDSREQFEMRTHKRLIDIVNPTPQTVDALMRLDLPSGVDIEIKL, from the coding sequence ATGGCAAAGCAAAAGATTCGTATACGCTTGAAAGCGTACGATCACAGAATTCTTGACCAGTCCGCAGAGAAAATTGTGGAAACTGCGAAACGATCCGGTGCAGGCGTGTCGGGACCGATTCCGCTTCCGACTGAAAAGCAAATCATCACCATTCTGCGCGCTGTACACAAGTACAAGGATTCTCGGGAGCAATTCGAAATGCGCACACACAAGCGCTTGATCGATATTGTGAACCCAACGCCGCAAACGGTAGATGCATTAATGCGACTCGATCTGCCATCCGGTGTAGATATCGAAATCAAACTGTAA
- the tuf gene encoding elongation factor Tu, translating to MAKAKFERNKPHVNIGTIGHVDHGKTTLTAAITTVLSKRYGGAAIAFDQIDKAPEERERGITISTSHVEYETPNRHYAHVDCPGHADYVKNMITGAAQMDGAILVVSAADGPMPQTREHILLSRQVGVPYIVVFLNKCDMVEDEELLELVEMEVRDLLSEYEFPGDDTPIIRGAAREALANPDGEWADKVVELFEQIDTYIPTPERDVAKPFLMPVEDVFTITGRGTVATGRVERGVVKVSDEIEIIGLVEESRKSVVTGVEMFRKLLDSAQAGDNIGALLRGVDRKDIERGQVLAKPGSVKPHTNFTAQIYVLTKEEGGRHKPFFTGYRPQFYFRTTDVTGIINLPEGTEMVMPGDNITVTVELIAPIALEDGTRFSIREGGRTVGAGAVASIQK from the coding sequence ATGGCTAAGGCTAAATTTGAACGTAATAAACCGCACGTTAATATCGGTACAATCGGTCACGTTGACCATGGTAAAACAACGCTGACGGCTGCCATCACAACTGTTCTTTCCAAAAGATACGGTGGAGCAGCTATCGCATTCGACCAAATCGACAAAGCGCCAGAAGAGCGCGAGCGCGGTATCACGATCTCGACATCCCACGTAGAGTATGAGACGCCTAACCGTCACTATGCTCACGTTGACTGCCCAGGTCACGCCGACTACGTTAAAAACATGATTACGGGTGCAGCTCAAATGGACGGCGCTATCCTCGTCGTATCCGCAGCTGACGGCCCAATGCCACAAACGCGCGAGCACATCCTGCTCTCCCGCCAAGTAGGCGTTCCTTACATCGTCGTATTCCTGAACAAATGCGACATGGTTGAAGACGAAGAGTTGCTTGAACTGGTTGAAATGGAAGTTCGCGACCTTCTCAGCGAATATGAATTCCCAGGCGATGACACGCCAATCATCCGTGGTGCAGCTCGTGAAGCTCTTGCTAACCCAGATGGCGAGTGGGCTGACAAAGTTGTTGAATTGTTCGAGCAAATCGACACTTACATCCCAACTCCAGAGCGCGACGTTGCAAAACCGTTCCTTATGCCAGTTGAGGACGTGTTCACAATCACAGGCCGTGGTACAGTTGCGACTGGCCGTGTTGAGCGTGGCGTAGTTAAAGTATCGGACGAGATCGAAATTATCGGTCTTGTTGAAGAAAGCCGCAAATCTGTTGTTACGGGCGTTGAAATGTTCCGTAAGCTGCTTGACTCCGCTCAAGCTGGCGACAACATCGGCGCATTGCTTCGTGGTGTAGATCGTAAAGACATCGAGCGCGGACAAGTTCTTGCGAAGCCAGGTTCGGTTAAGCCTCACACGAACTTCACTGCTCAAATCTACGTTCTGACTAAAGAAGAAGGTGGCCGTCACAAGCCTTTCTTCACAGGCTACCGTCCACAGTTCTACTTCCGTACGACGGACGTTACGGGCATCATCAACCTGCCAGAAGGCACTGAGATGGTTATGCCAGGCGACAACATCACAGTAACGGTTGAACTGATCGCTCCAATCGCACTGGAAGATGGCACGCGCTTCTCTATCCGCGAAGGCGGACGTACAGTAGGCGCTGGCGCAGTTGCTTCCATCCAAAAATAA
- the fusA gene encoding elongation factor G yields MAREFSLKNTRNIGIMAHIDAGKTTTTERILFYTGRTHKIGEVHEGAATMDWMEQEQERGITITSAATTAQWNGHRINIIDTPGHVDFTVEVERSLRVLDGAVGVFSAKEGVEPQSETVWRQADRYGVPRIAYVNKMDIIGADYLNVIKDMRERLQANAVAIQLPIGAESDFVGMIDIVERVAYKYKDDLGKAPEKIEIPDEYKDKVEELRLELVEKVAELDEELTMKYLEGEEITIPELKAAMRKGVCEVKIFPVVCGSSYRNKGVQSMLDAVVDYLPAPIDVPDIKGTLEDGTEAVRKSSDDEPFSALAFKIMTDPYVGKLTFFRVYSGILNSGSYVVNSTKGKRERIGRILQMHANSRQEITEVYSGDIAAAVGLKDTTTGDTLCDEKNPVILESMNFPEPVIQLAVEPKTKADQDKMGIALQKLAEEDPTFRAHTDEETGQTIIAGMGELHLEILVDRMLREFKVETNVGKPQVAYRETFRTAAKVEGKFVRQSGGRGQYGHCWIEFEPQEPGTGFLFENKVVGGSVPREYIAPVQAGIEESMKNGVLAGFPLVDIKATIFDGSYHDVDSNEMAFKIAGSMALKAAKDKCNPVLLEPIMKVEVSVPEEYMGDVMGMLSSRRGRIEGSDSRHGALIIRAKVPLAEMFGYSTTLRSGTQGRGVFSMELSHYEEVPKSISEDIISKSKGA; encoded by the coding sequence ATGGCAAGAGAGTTCTCCTTGAAAAATACGCGTAATATCGGGATTATGGCGCATATTGACGCGGGTAAAACGACCACTACCGAACGGATTCTGTTCTATACAGGCCGTACCCACAAAATCGGCGAGGTGCACGAAGGTGCAGCTACGATGGACTGGATGGAGCAGGAGCAGGAGCGCGGCATTACGATTACGTCGGCCGCGACGACTGCACAGTGGAATGGTCACCGCATCAACATTATCGACACCCCGGGGCACGTTGACTTCACAGTAGAAGTTGAACGTTCCCTGCGTGTATTGGACGGGGCCGTTGGGGTTTTCAGTGCGAAAGAAGGCGTAGAGCCGCAATCCGAGACGGTATGGCGTCAAGCTGACCGTTACGGCGTTCCGCGGATCGCATACGTCAACAAGATGGACATCATCGGTGCAGACTACCTGAATGTTATTAAAGACATGCGCGAGCGTCTGCAAGCGAATGCCGTTGCAATCCAACTTCCGATCGGAGCCGAGAGCGACTTCGTAGGTATGATCGACATCGTTGAACGTGTCGCTTATAAGTACAAAGACGATCTGGGCAAAGCTCCGGAAAAAATCGAAATTCCTGACGAGTACAAAGATAAAGTTGAAGAGCTTCGTCTTGAACTCGTTGAGAAAGTCGCTGAGCTCGATGAAGAGCTCACGATGAAATACCTTGAAGGTGAAGAAATCACGATCCCTGAGCTGAAAGCAGCAATGCGTAAAGGCGTATGCGAAGTGAAAATCTTCCCGGTTGTCTGCGGATCTTCTTACCGCAACAAAGGTGTTCAGTCTATGCTTGACGCCGTTGTTGATTATCTGCCAGCTCCTATTGATGTTCCAGACATCAAAGGTACGCTGGAAGACGGAACAGAGGCCGTACGTAAATCTTCTGACGATGAGCCGTTCTCGGCACTTGCATTCAAAATCATGACAGATCCTTACGTTGGTAAGTTGACGTTCTTCCGCGTATACTCCGGTATTCTTAACTCCGGTTCGTACGTTGTGAACTCGACGAAAGGCAAACGTGAGCGTATCGGCCGGATTCTCCAGATGCATGCAAACAGCCGTCAAGAGATCACAGAAGTATATTCAGGCGATATTGCAGCAGCAGTCGGTCTGAAGGATACGACAACGGGCGACACCTTGTGCGATGAGAAAAACCCGGTTATTCTTGAATCGATGAACTTCCCTGAGCCGGTTATCCAGCTTGCGGTTGAGCCTAAAACAAAAGCCGACCAAGACAAGATGGGTATCGCTCTTCAGAAGCTGGCGGAGGAAGATCCAACTTTCCGTGCGCACACCGATGAAGAAACCGGTCAAACCATCATCGCAGGTATGGGTGAGCTTCACCTTGAGATTCTAGTAGACCGTATGCTTCGCGAATTCAAAGTCGAAACGAACGTTGGTAAACCGCAGGTTGCTTACCGTGAGACGTTCCGTACGGCTGCGAAGGTCGAAGGCAAGTTCGTTCGCCAATCCGGCGGTCGCGGACAATACGGACACTGTTGGATCGAGTTTGAACCGCAAGAGCCAGGCACTGGTTTCCTCTTTGAAAACAAAGTTGTCGGCGGATCGGTTCCACGTGAGTACATTGCTCCGGTTCAAGCAGGTATCGAAGAGTCGATGAAGAATGGTGTTCTTGCTGGCTTCCCTCTGGTTGACATCAAAGCAACAATCTTCGACGGTTCCTATCATGACGTTGACTCCAACGAGATGGCGTTCAAAATTGCTGGTTCTATGGCCCTTAAAGCGGCTAAAGATAAGTGTAACCCAGTATTGCTTGAGCCAATCATGAAAGTTGAAGTCAGCGTGCCTGAAGAGTACATGGGCGACGTAATGGGTATGCTGAGTTCCCGTCGCGGTCGCATCGAAGGTTCGGATTCGCGCCATGGTGCGCTTATTATCCGTGCTAAGGTGCCTCTGGCCGAGATGTTTGGTTACTCGACGACGTTGCGTTCCGGTACACAAGGCCGCGGTGTATTCTCCATGGAGCTTTCGCACTATGAAGAAGTACCGAAGTCGATTTCCGAGGACATCATTTCCAAATCTAAAGGTGCTTAA
- the rpsG gene encoding 30S ribosomal protein S7: protein MPRKGPVPKRDVLPDPLYNSKLVTRLINRIMIDGKRGVAQTILYDAFTLINERSGKDPMEVFEAAIKNIMPVLEVKARRVGGSNYQVPIEVKPERRTALGLRWLVNYSRNRGEKTMEERLAAEILDASNNTGASVKKREDTHKMAEANKAFAHYRW from the coding sequence ATGCCACGCAAAGGTCCAGTACCAAAACGCGATGTGCTGCCGGATCCGCTGTATAACAGCAAGCTTGTAACACGTTTGATTAACCGCATCATGATCGACGGTAAACGCGGCGTTGCCCAAACTATTTTGTACGATGCGTTCACGCTTATCAATGAACGTTCGGGCAAAGATCCAATGGAAGTGTTTGAAGCAGCCATCAAGAACATCATGCCTGTACTTGAGGTTAAAGCTCGCCGTGTAGGCGGTTCTAACTACCAAGTACCAATCGAAGTTAAGCCTGAGCGCCGTACGGCACTAGGTCTTCGTTGGCTCGTGAACTACTCGCGTAACCGCGGGGAGAAAACGATGGAAGAGCGTCTAGCAGCAGAAATTCTAGATGCATCCAACAACACAGGCGCTTCTGTTAAGAAACGCGAAGATACACACAAGATGGCGGAAGCTAACAAAGCATTCGCACACTACCGTTGGTAG
- the rpsL gene encoding 30S ribosomal protein S12: MPTINQLVRKGREAKVVKSKSPALQRGFNALKREATDISAPQKRGVCTRVGTMTPKKPNSALRKYARVRLTNKVEVTAYIPGIGHNLQEHSVVLIRGGRVKDLPGVRYHIVRGALDTAGVNNRKQSRSKYGTKRAKVKK; encoded by the coding sequence ATGCCAACAATTAATCAGCTAGTACGCAAAGGCCGTGAAGCGAAAGTCGTTAAATCGAAATCGCCGGCATTGCAAAGAGGGTTCAACGCACTGAAACGCGAAGCAACTGACATTAGCGCTCCACAGAAGCGCGGTGTATGCACGCGTGTAGGTACGATGACGCCGAAGAAACCAAACTCCGCATTGCGTAAATACGCAAGGGTTCGTCTGACGAACAAAGTTGAGGTCACAGCCTACATTCCAGGTATCGGACACAACTTGCAGGAGCACAGTGTCGTCTTGATTCGTGGCGGCCGGGTTAAAGACCTTCCGGGTGTTCGTTACCATATCGTTCGCGGTGCGCTCGATACGGCTGGCGTAAACAACCGTAAGCAATCCCGTTCGAAATACGGTACGAAACGCGCTAAAGTTAAGAAATAA
- a CDS encoding ribosomal L7Ae/L30e/S12e/Gadd45 family protein, with translation MHFMIGSKQTAKMVEQKKAIEVYVAQDADPRMKDNIVQLCEQAGVPITWIDTMKNLGETCGIEVGAAMAAVIPEIK, from the coding sequence ATGCACTTTATGATTGGTAGTAAACAGACGGCTAAGATGGTGGAGCAGAAGAAAGCCATTGAAGTCTACGTTGCACAAGATGCAGATCCGCGTATGAAGGACAATATTGTCCAGCTTTGCGAACAGGCGGGCGTACCGATCACCTGGATTGATACGATGAAGAACCTTGGGGAAACCTGCGGTATCGAAGTCGGAGCTGCCATGGCCGCGGTCATACCGGAAATCAAATAA
- the rpoC gene encoding DNA-directed RNA polymerase subunit beta' produces the protein MLDVNNFEYMKIGLASPDKIRSWSRGEVKKPETINYRTLKPEKEGLFCEKIFGPTKDWECHCGKYKRVRYKGVVCDRCGVEVTRAKVRRERMGHIELAAPVSHIWYFKGIPSRMGLALDMSPRSLEEIIYFASYVVTDPGDTPLEKKQLLSEKEYRSYREKYGYGFQAGMGAEAVKKLLQDIDVERELETLREELRTAQGQRRNRAIKRLEVIEAFRNSGNLPGWMILDVLPVIPPELRPMVQLDGGRFATSDLNDLYRRVINRNNRLKRLLDLGAPDIIVQNEKRMLQEAVDALIDNGRRGRPVTGPGNRPLKSLSHMLKGKQGRFRQNLLGKRVDYSGRSVIVVGPSLKMYQCGLPKEMALELFKPFVMKELVNKGLAHNIKSAKRKVERVSPEVWDVLEEVIKEHPVLLNRAPTLHRLGIQAFEPILVEGRAIKLHPLVCTAYNADFDGDQMAVHVPLSAEAQAEARLLMLASGNILNPKDGKPVVTPSQDMVLGSYYLTMDNKEAKGSGSVFANINEAISAYQRGIVSLHARVFIPVKVLKKVTFTEEQQQSLLLTTVGKIIFNEIFPETFPYINEPSKANLLYGTPSKYFVTKKGADLQSFMQEIPIVGGVGKEYLGYIIAEVFRIYETTQTSITLDRIKQLGFTYSTRAGITIAVSDVIVPQEKQEILKESEDKVKVVTNQYRRGLITNEERYDRVIDIWGQTKDKITDVLMKSMDRYNSIMLMVDSKARGNKSQITQLGGMRGLMANPSGRIIELPIKSNFREGLTVLEYFISTHGARKGLADTALRTADSGYLTRRLVDVAQDVIVREDDCGTDKGFMVSKIQDGKEVIEDLYDRIEGRYSFETIRHPESGEVIVHRSELIDSSRAEAIIEAGVEKLQIRSVLSCRARHGVCKICYGRNLATGKHVEIGEAVGIIAAQSIGEPGTQLTMRTFHTGGVAGDDITQGLPRIQELFEARNPKGQAIITELDGVIKDIREAKDRREIEVQGEAESKVYPVSYGSRIRVIKGQHIEAGDELTDGSIDPKDMLRIKGIRGVQNYILQEVQRVYRNQGVEINDKHVEVMIKQMLRKIRIVDAGDTTLLPGAFVDIHEYEAANREAILSGLEPAVAKPVLLGITKASLETDSFLSAASFQETTRVLTDAAIKGKVDQLLGLKENVIIGKLIPAGTGMNRYRSIRLAGMEEELETMQEAETVPVES, from the coding sequence TTGTTGGACGTGAACAACTTCGAGTACATGAAGATTGGATTAGCATCGCCAGATAAAATCCGTTCTTGGTCGCGCGGTGAGGTTAAGAAACCGGAAACGATCAACTACAGGACGCTAAAGCCTGAGAAGGAAGGATTATTCTGCGAAAAAATCTTCGGGCCGACGAAGGACTGGGAGTGCCATTGCGGCAAATATAAACGCGTACGTTACAAAGGCGTCGTTTGCGACCGCTGCGGCGTGGAAGTAACACGGGCGAAGGTTCGCCGCGAACGGATGGGGCATATCGAGCTTGCCGCGCCAGTATCGCATATCTGGTATTTCAAAGGAATTCCAAGCCGGATGGGGCTAGCACTCGATATGTCGCCCCGTTCGCTGGAAGAGATTATCTATTTTGCATCTTATGTCGTAACGGATCCAGGGGATACGCCGCTCGAGAAGAAGCAGCTATTGTCCGAGAAGGAATACCGCAGCTACCGCGAGAAGTACGGCTACGGTTTCCAAGCGGGGATGGGTGCGGAAGCCGTCAAGAAGCTTCTGCAGGACATCGACGTCGAGCGTGAGCTCGAAACGCTTAGAGAAGAGCTGAGAACCGCTCAAGGACAGCGTCGTAACCGTGCTATCAAGCGTTTGGAAGTTATCGAAGCGTTCCGTAATTCCGGCAACCTGCCGGGCTGGATGATTCTGGATGTCCTGCCGGTTATTCCGCCGGAGCTTCGTCCGATGGTCCAGCTGGACGGCGGACGCTTTGCAACCTCCGACTTGAACGATCTGTATCGTCGGGTCATTAACCGGAACAATCGTCTGAAGCGTCTGCTCGATCTGGGCGCTCCAGACATTATCGTGCAGAACGAGAAGCGGATGCTGCAAGAGGCCGTCGATGCTCTGATCGACAACGGCCGCCGCGGCCGTCCGGTAACGGGCCCGGGCAACCGTCCGCTCAAATCGCTTAGCCATATGCTGAAAGGGAAGCAAGGTCGCTTCCGTCAGAACCTGTTGGGTAAACGGGTTGACTACTCCGGCCGTTCCGTTATCGTCGTCGGTCCGAGCCTCAAGATGTATCAGTGCGGGCTGCCGAAAGAAATGGCGCTCGAGCTGTTCAAACCTTTCGTCATGAAAGAGCTCGTCAACAAGGGCTTGGCTCATAACATCAAGAGCGCGAAGCGCAAGGTCGAGCGCGTTAGCCCTGAAGTATGGGATGTCCTCGAAGAAGTCATCAAAGAGCATCCGGTACTGCTAAACCGCGCCCCTACGCTTCACCGTCTCGGTATTCAAGCGTTTGAACCGATTCTGGTTGAAGGGCGCGCTATCAAGCTTCATCCGCTTGTTTGTACCGCGTACAACGCGGATTTCGACGGCGACCAGATGGCTGTTCACGTTCCGCTGTCGGCTGAAGCGCAAGCAGAAGCGCGTCTGCTGATGCTCGCTTCCGGGAACATCTTGAACCCGAAAGACGGCAAGCCGGTCGTTACGCCTTCTCAGGATATGGTTCTGGGAAGCTACTATTTGACGATGGATAACAAAGAAGCGAAGGGCAGCGGCTCCGTATTCGCAAATATAAACGAAGCGATTTCTGCTTACCAACGCGGAATTGTATCCCTGCATGCTCGCGTATTTATTCCGGTCAAAGTGCTGAAGAAAGTCACCTTTACCGAGGAGCAGCAGCAATCGTTACTGTTGACGACAGTCGGCAAAATCATTTTCAATGAAATTTTCCCGGAAACGTTCCCTTATATCAATGAGCCGAGCAAAGCCAATCTGCTCTATGGAACGCCGTCCAAATACTTCGTCACGAAAAAGGGTGCGGATCTGCAAAGCTTTATGCAGGAAATCCCTATTGTTGGCGGTGTCGGTAAGGAATACCTGGGCTATATTATTGCAGAGGTTTTCCGTATCTACGAAACGACTCAAACGTCGATTACGCTCGACCGCATCAAGCAGCTCGGATTTACGTACTCGACACGTGCAGGCATTACGATTGCCGTCTCGGACGTTATCGTACCGCAGGAGAAGCAGGAAATTCTTAAAGAGTCTGAAGACAAAGTCAAGGTGGTCACCAACCAATATCGTCGTGGTCTTATCACCAACGAAGAACGGTATGACCGCGTCATTGATATTTGGGGCCAGACGAAAGATAAAATTACCGATGTCCTCATGAAATCGATGGATCGCTATAACTCCATCATGCTCATGGTGGATTCCAAGGCGCGGGGTAACAAATCGCAGATTACACAGCTTGGCGGTATGCGGGGGCTGATGGCCAACCCGTCCGGACGTATTATCGAGTTGCCGATCAAATCGAACTTCCGTGAAGGACTAACCGTTCTCGAGTACTTCATCTCGACGCACGGTGCCCGTAAAGGTCTTGCCGATACGGCGCTGCGTACAGCGGATTCCGGTTACCTGACACGGCGTCTGGTAGACGTAGCTCAAGACGTGATCGTTCGTGAGGACGATTGCGGTACGGATAAAGGCTTCATGGTCAGCAAAATCCAAGATGGCAAAGAGGTTATCGAGGATCTGTATGACCGTATCGAAGGCCGCTACTCGTTCGAGACGATCCGTCATCCGGAATCGGGCGAAGTTATCGTTCACCGCAGCGAGTTGATCGATTCGAGCAGGGCGGAAGCGATCATCGAAGCCGGAGTGGAGAAGCTACAAATCCGTTCCGTACTGAGCTGCCGCGCGAGACATGGCGTATGTAAAATTTGTTACGGACGTAACCTTGCTACCGGCAAGCATGTTGAGATCGGGGAAGCTGTCGGCATTATTGCCGCTCAATCGATCGGTGAGCCGGGAACACAGCTTACGATGCGTACATTCCATACCGGCGGTGTCGCCGGAGACGATATTACGCAAGGTTTGCCGCGTATTCAAGAGCTCTTCGAAGCGCGTAATCCGAAAGGTCAAGCGATCATTACCGAGCTTGACGGCGTAATTAAAGATATTCGCGAGGCGAAAGACCGCCGCGAAATTGAAGTTCAAGGCGAAGCGGAGAGCAAGGTGTATCCGGTTAGCTACGGCTCCAGAATTCGCGTCATTAAAGGTCAACATATTGAAGCAGGCGATGAGCTTACCGACGGATCGATCGATCCGAAGGATATGCTGCGCATCAAAGGGATCCGTGGCGTTCAGAACTATATTCTGCAAGAAGTTCAACGCGTTTACCGGAACCAGGGCGTTGAAATTAACGATAAGCACGTTGAAGTCATGATCAAGCAAATGCTTCGTAAAATCCGCATCGTGGACGCGGGAGATACGACTCTGCTCCCTGGAGCATTCGTGGATATTCATGAATACGAGGCAGCTAACCGTGAAGCGATCCTGTCAGGTCTTGAGCCTGCTGTTGCCAAACCGGTATTGCTGGGGATTACGAAAGCGTCGCTGGAAACAGACTCCTTCTTGTCGGCAGCTTCTTTCCAAGAGACGACTCGCGTCCTTACGGATGCAGCGATCAAAGGGAAAGTGGACCAATTGCTCGGCCTGAAAGAGAATGTTATTATCGGCAAGCTCATCCCGGCAGGAACAGGGATGAACCGTTACCGCAGTATTCGTCTAGCTGGCATGGAAGAAGAGTTGGAAACTATGCAGGAAGCTGAGACGGTACCGGTAGAATCATAA